The window catttttttcattttatcgccaccccttttaaataaaattacgaatttgcccctagactttaaaaattacaaatttgccactagacttaaaatttcttatttatactactactactactactactactactactaataataataataataataataataataataataataacaacaataataataataatagtatttaaaaagataaattaaatataataattaaaacaaaaataaaaatttaataataataataataacaatcaaaataataataataataataataataataataataataataataatataaataaatttaataattttttttaaaaaaaataaatataataccagtcgcactttttgtgcgactgtacctaggtcgagttgcacaaaaagtgcgactcgacctaggtacagtcgcactttttgtgcgactgctatttttatttttatttttttgaatttccaattatgaaatttttttgtttaattaatttattttttaagttattgttatttaaataaatgttgtaataaattattttattttaatgtaatattatattatgataatgttattataataattagttttgaatttgaataatttatttgaatgtttaattattttttaatataataataatatattaattaaaatttagttgttaattaatttttaattttttattaataatttttttattaatttagttgataatagtgttattaagtccaatgccaaattcataattttttaaagtccagAAGCAAATTCGTAATTTGATTAGGAGAgtagcgataaaataaaaagggtgacgAATTATAagaataaccaaaaaaaatttcaaaattgatTGGTCTTGTGATCATGTCCATTTTCCACACCAATCACCACCAACAACAAACAAGCAAAAAGGCTTTTGAAGGACTTCACCATTCAGCAGTCGATCACACGCCATTCGGCAGGAGCCGATCGAAATTGCAGCTTGATTTTCCTATTCTTTCCCGATTCATATGAATTAGTATTTCGTTACTATACCCAGATTCATTTGAGGGTTTTCAGATTGATACACCATTCTTAAGCTCAATTAGTTATCGCGTTATTTTCCTTACGTTCTGTAAGCTTTTTCCCCTTTAGCATAAATACGCTGTTTGTTTGCTTTTTAAGCATTGATAGCCATTATTATTCACCCATAAAAATAATGGTGTGGCCATTAATCGATTTTCACGGGTTTCCTTTGAAAGCAACCTATTTTGATAGTTTTGGTTGATTGTTCATATGTTCTACTTTCAATCAAACTGGTGGGTTATTAATGTGATCCTGTTgaaaaatgcaaattttgttTGAGATTTAATCATTTATTTCACTTTTTAGAGCTTTTTTGTCTGCAAGATACTGGGGTTTTCTTCATTAGAAATGGGTATTTCTGAATCTTAGTACAGATTTATAGTTGGTTATTGGGTGTGAAAAAATGAAGAGACATAAGGTGGAGCCTGTTGGTCCTAGGAGATTTAGATTGTCATGctttttgttggttttagcTACACTGTACTTGGTTTTCATTGCATTCAAGTTTCCTCAACTATTAGAAATTGCTTCTGGGTTTAGTGGGGATGATAGCTATGTTTTTGCTAAAGTAGGTGTACATGATGAAGATGTGAGAAAAGGATCTGCTATTTCCATGTATAAGGATTTTCATCATAGGAAATTGGAGGATAATGTAAACCAGGATGTAGAATTAATGTTGTTGGAACATCAAAGACTTGGGTCTCaatctttaaaaccctttaGATATCGGTATGGTCGAATCGCCAATGATTCGTCAATGGAGAGGAATGATTCTATCGAGTTGTCTGTTTTGGAGAAAATGGCGGATGAGGCTTGGACTTTAGGCTCAAAGGCTTGGGAAGAAATAGAGAATACTGATTTTGCTGATATTAGTGATAAAATTGTTCTTGATGGAAAACCGGAGTCATGTCCTTCATGGTTAGCCATGAGTGGGGAGGATTTGGTGAGTCAAGCCAATATCACATTTCTTCCTTGTGGACTTATTGCAGGCTCTTCTATTACAGTAGTTGGTACACCACATTATGCTCATCGAGAGTATGTACCTCAGCTAGCAAAGTTCAGGAATGGTAATCCGTTGGTCATGGTTTCGCAGTTCAGTGTAGAATTGCAAGGGTTGAAGTCTGTGGAAGGGGAAGCTCCACCAAAAATTTTGCATCTTAATCCTAGATTGAGAGGGGATTGGAGTCGCCGAGCAGTCATTGAGCATAACACCTGCTACAGGATGCAATGGGGAAAATCTCATAGATGTGATGGTTCTCCATCAACCAGGGATGAAGATTTGCTCAGTAAGGCAGCGAAAccttttatttctcttaaagtTCAATTTCTTTGTCCGTGTTACCTATAAAAATATACGTCATTCCAATATAAGCATTTCTTTTAGCACTAAAGATTTAGATATTGCTGTGTTTTGCAAAACTAAAACTAACTCGTAACAATATTTCATTGCTACCTTGAATTGACTAAACATAGTGTATTATTGGTGTTTTTTAGAGTGctatatagtatatactatGCAATAAGAAAAGATTGTTAAGTAATTAGGTAATGAAATTGACGGAATTGAAATACACGGTAGCTTGTTGCATTGTTTATACATGTTATGTACAAGTCTCAAGAAAATGATGTTTGGATTAGTTATGTAGGAAAAAATGTTTATATTGGTTATGTGAGTTTAGCTAAGAGCTTCCAAGTTCCAAGTTCATTTGATGCTCAAATTAGTTTAGATTAGGGCTTGTAGGTTTTAAGAGTAAAGCCTAGTAATTAGTATAGTATAATTTGTTTTTGTCTATGGAGCCAGACTAATTAGCTAGTTATACTATACCACATGAAGTCTTATATACAACCACATTATATTACCTTAATGCCACACAATGGATCCCGCCGTTTggggtttttaatgtatgctATTGCTACCTTACCCCGGTTATATTAAAGAAGTTGCCCCAATCGATGTTTAATTACAAACATGATATGAGCGCACATGATTTATTGAGCCGTTTTACTTCTATGATTgctaaaaaaaagtatttgagGTGCATAGTACCTCATTGCCTGAACCATAATCAAGTTGGCACCGGGGACAATTTGAGGCATAGGAGTTGCATGTCCTACTtattgtttcttttattttttcgtTTTAGTTATTTCATTCGGTTATGTATCTTTGGCCTCTGATCCCTCCAATAATATATTCTTGACAAAGTATTTTTTCGTAAAATGAGGTGAAAATCTAAGTTTATGATTTATGTGCCTTCTTCTTTACATATGTTTAGTAAGTTGGACAATTTGAGAAGTATAAGAAAGCATATCTGGGTACATGAGATGCAACATGTCAAAACTTTTAGATAGCTCTACCAATTATGTGTGCATTACTCCTGATTTTGTTTATGATCAAAGGCTAAGGGACATATGAGAAGTAAGAGAATTAGTCATAATGTGTTGGTAcaatatataacttttttttttgttaaatatagCCTCTTTGACAATATCCTTTTTTCCTCCACGCCTTTCTTCCTTGGTAATATCCTGcgtgattttttgatttttagactGCCTATGTCCTATCTCCTTCCTTCCACCCCCATCCTTTTGTAAGATTGCAACTTCATGATACACTACAAGCCCAAACTTACAATAAGATTGCAGATGCACAACCACTACAAgataaagagagagagagaaactGAAGCAACGCGAATGCGACAACATGCAACGTTGAGTAGGACATCTTGAAAGAGGAGATAACAAAAGATCAGAAAATATAAGACCCATTTAGTGTCATCTGAATGTTGTAAGCATGTCTTAATCAAAGAAAGCTCTTAGTTGTATTTTGCAAATGACTGATGTAGTAACCTACTTTAATAGAGGGCTTTTTGACATTTATCTTACATACCCTCATCTGTAGGATTTAGGATTGCCAATACCAAATTTCTGATGTGCTTTTCTATAGTTGATGGATACAGGAGATGCGAAAAATGGATGTCAAGTGATGTGGTGGACCCCAAAGAGTCAAAAACAACCTCATGGCTCAAGCGATTTATAGGCCGTAAGCATAAACCAGAGCTTCTCTGGCCATATCCATTTGCAGAGGGTAAAATGTTTATCCTTACCATCCGTGCTGGCATTGAAGGATATCATATCAATGTTGGGGGTCGACATGTTACCTCATTTCCATATCGAATGGTATGTCAGTTGCAAAGTGGTGTTTCTTGAAAAGttcttattaaattttgttGGATGTTCATTGCTTTAAAGGTATTATTGCTTATGTGGTTTCCAACCTTGTGTAGTGAAAAATTGTTGTTTGCCTCAAAAATCTTTTCAACTTGAGTTCAAATATACTTGCTCCACAACGTCCCTAGATTAGACTAACAACCCTAATCACGTATCCATGGTTCTGCTTCTGCATCTTGGGGTAACTATATTTGATGTGTTCTTAGTTTAAGGCCTCTTTCATTAGTAAGCATGATGGTGGTCTGTTTATGCAGGGGTTCACTCTTGAAGATGCAACTGGTTTAGCAGTTCAAGGTGATGTGGATGTTCATTCCATATATGTGACGTCGCTGCCTTCTACACATCCCAGTTTCTCTCCCCAACGAGTTTTAGAGATGTCCGAAAAATGGAAAGCTTTCCCTTTGAACAAGAAACCTATTAAACTATTTGTCGGTGTACTATCTGCGACCAATCATTTTGCAGAACGCATGGCAGTTAGAAAAACATGGATGCAGTCCCTAGAGATCAACTCTTCAAAAGTAGCTGTTCGATTTTTTGTTGCATTGGTAACCACATTTTCCCATTTTAGTTGTGTGTTGAATATTAATGAAGAAAATCTGAAGAATAATTACCTTTATTTGTAGCTGCCTACCCTTTTCATTTATTGAATGTGTATTCTTTCGTTGTTGTATGTTTTGCTTTCTTTTGAAGTATTTTGTGCCGTATTTCCATGTATCATTAAAACCTGCATCTTGTTTCAAAGTGTTTTTCGTGAGCTAAATCAAGCTTGGTACATGAGGGAATTGCTAACCACCATTATGCTGAGCTGAGCACTGAGGTATTTCTTCATGGTAATGACATAGAATTTCTGATTGCTTTGACAATGAACCGTGTGGAATGAGGGTTAATTGTCACTTGAATTTTTGTTGTGTAGAGGTTTAGAACTAACTCCTGAATTTCTTAAAATATGATGCTGTCTGATAGTAGTTCTGAATGGTGAATTATCCACATTTTCCCGTTTTTGTTTGTCCTTCCTCTGGTTTAGTTTAAAATCAATGCCCTTTCATCTAAACAACCTGCTGtcttcagtttttttttttttttttttctatctaTCCACCTTACTATTATGTTACTCATTATCATGCCCCCGTAGAGTCAACGAAAGGAGGTTAACGCGATTTTGAAGAAAGAAGCTGCTTATTTTGGTGACATTGTGATTTTGCCTTTCCTGGATCGTTATGAACTTGTGGTTCTTAAAACAATTGCAATCTGTGAGTATGGGGTGAGTTCTCTTCCTTGTAGGGTACATCTCTTTTTCAAGCAGTTTATAAATGAGGTTTTATAATCAAGcctcttgaattttttttgcttttgcttcaGCCTTTCAGTGTTTACTGTACTTAATGCAGGTTCAAAATGTTACTGCTGAATACATAATGAAATGTGATGATGATACATTTGTGAGATTCAACACTGTGCTGCAGCAAATTCAGGCGTTTTCTCCAGAGAAGTCTCTTTACATGGGAAATTTGAATCTCTTACATCGACCTCTTAGACGCGGCAAATGGGCTGTCACTTATGAGGTACAAACCCTTGGTTACATTCAAAGTTAATTTCTTTAGGACAAAGGCGTCAAGCTAATGGTTTGTGTACCCAATGGCAAGATATGATTCTCCTGTCTATTTCTCTTTTCTATCTGAATTAAGTGTCGTTTTAGGATACCTATAGTTCTACAAGCAATGAGAATGTTAAAAATCCACTCCGTCAAATCTAAAGGCTTGTCCAGTTTGCATTGCGGTAAATCATATTGGGTAAACTGTGTTAATTCCTTAAGTCCATTAAAGTGAAAAGGACAAGCAAAACCTTGGTGTAAACCAATATTGATGTAGAAAGCTTCGTGACCTTCATTTTTCTTGCTTGGATACATATCTTTAACTAGGTAGACTGAAGATGACACGGATACAATTGGGTTTTGCTAGAGCACAAGACAATCAATAAGAATGAATGGAGGAgtaaaatatatgttgatgatcatGGAAATTGTTATTTGTGTTGTACATTAGTGTTAGGCAGAAccaaattaaatattttgttagtGACGATTTTCcacgtttttatgcttttgttcatgtgaaccATAATGTGAAATTAATGCTTTGGTATCAGAGGAATAAAGTTGCGCACATATGACCCTCTAAATTTAATCTACGTGGGAGCCTAGACTTAATGCTATTAGGGGGAAGGGAATTGATGATAGGGTTTGCGGCTATGGTTGTATGGTATAATAACCTTTTGAAGGTGCAGTTCCGAGTTTGGTAGATATTTAAAACTATTTTAGTAGCGTTTAAGATTAAGCGTTGAAGAGAAGAGTCAGATATTATTAAATTTCGCAGACATTATGAATTATACCTTTTCTACAATCCGAGGATGAAGAGTAAGGCAGTACACCAATCATTCATGCGTATTATCAAAGATGAGAAGAGGAAGCATGTGCCTTTTGAGTTCTAAGGATTAGAATTGTTAAATTTACTATATGAGGAGGTAAATTGTGTGTCAATGACGTGCATCTGGAACATGAAATTCTCCGTATAAAACATTTTTCAAGGGAAAACACTATTGTAGATTAAATTATCATTGTTTGTTTATTACAAGAGTCGTCAAAAAGAAAGTGAAAATGTAATTGAAGAAGAAATAAGTGCAATAGGACTGAAATGTTTTATATGGATAATTTCATCAGGAAGATGAAATTCTCCATATTAAGGTTAATTTACAGAGGTATGGAGACTCTTGTTCTTAATCAACCTTAATCAATGAACTAGGAATGAAATGCATTAGGAAATAAGTGCAATAATCAAGAGATAAATTTACAAGGTTCACCCTACTAGGGCTACGTCCTCAGTGGTAGCTAGCGTTGACTAAAAGTAGAGAAAACAATGGAGCTCTCCAAGAACTCTTACAATGGAGTATTACACTAGAAGAAGAGAGAAAGTAAAAGAAGGATATGTGTTTTGGTCTTAGGATTAGAGTCATCCTAGGTTAATTTGTAACCACTCTTATTTATACTAGGAGTCGTAAGCCATCATTGGGACGAAGGTCCACAACAAAAAGAAAGATTAAGTCCACCTCAGCATGTATCAGAATAGAGGTGCACGACTGACGAGGTACTTGTTCAAGCGCTATatctgctcgttcgagcacctcAGCAATTCCATTTACTGACTTTGCTGTTTCactgcctcgttcaaggcactaCTCAACCCATTGATGCTTTGTTCGAGCACATTGACTAGGCATCACCTTAACGCTAGTGATTTTACTCCTCATCATACACACCTCCTATGCACCTATACACCAACATACACTGCTTTATTGCATTCGGCAAGACCGCAAGAGAGATAGCCTGTTGTGTGCAACATTGCATCAACAATGCGCTACCCTTAATCTCAAGTCCCAACAATATGGAGGTTGTGTGCAAGCAAACACAGAATGCTATCAACACTAGATATATATGTACAAAGTTTGAAGATTAGGGAACTTTAAGGCCAAAATTTTCGGTCTTgtaatatttgctttttttatCCAGGTTTTATTGTCGGTTTTGTGATACTTCTGTCTCAGATATAGGTGATAATGCATTTTCCCATGTTTAAAGAGATTTAGTTCATGTAACAGGAGTGGCCGGAAGAAGTTTATCCTCCTTACGCTAATGGTCCAGCTTATATAATTTCCAGTGATATTGCTAGGTTCATTGGAGATCAGCATACAAACCAACGCTTAAAGGTCATTACTCGATAGCAGAAAATGTTCATAATACCCATTAAATCTATTAGTCATTTCTGACTTCACTAAGTTAATTTCGGGTCTTTCTCGCAGTTGTTCAAGATGGAAGATGTGAGCATGGGCATGTGGGTTCAGCAGTTCAACAGTTCTCGTCGAGTCCAGTATTCGCACAACTGGAAGTTTTGCCAGTATGGATGCATGCAAGGGTATTACACTGCACATTATCAGTCCCCAAGACAGATGCTTTGCCTGTGGGATAATTTGGCCAAGGGCCGTCCTAATTGCTGCAACTTTTGATGAACCGGGTAAAATACTGATTCGATAAATTTGCATCTATCCATTTTTCCGAGTGATTTTCCGAGAAAGATTGACAGAATTTTGATTGTTAGTATCAGCCAGTAAAAGAACGAGTGTGGAATTCGACTGAAAATTAGTACCTGATCTTGATTCTGATGTATTCATTCTGATATCTTATGTGGTGAGGTCTGTTGTATTCATGCTGCTGTATCACGATCTCGCCCTAGCAAGACAAACTCGTTACTTTCTCTGTCCTTTTGATTTTGCTACATAATATGCTAAGTTTTCAGTTTGATGCGGATCAAAGGGACGGAGGAGAAGATCTTACTGAAGGCCTGGTCACTTATTTTGACGTGTCTTTAAGGCCTATCATTTGTAATAGTTTTCTAATTGTTGTATGAACACATTGTAGACTTTGTGGGATTTAGGATTTTTTTCATTGCTAAATAGATTTGAAATTACAAGGAATATATGGTGGGGAAAGAATTACTTGTTTTAATTCCTTTAGAGTGTAACATTATGCAAACTTGTTAgagtttttaaaagaaaatgttgCTATCTCAATGAGACAGAGAGAGTTtacaaacaataatattttgatTCTCCTTCTCACATGTCACAAACAAAACATCATCTACTTTTGGTTGAACAGTGTATTTTTACGTGTTTTTGGTTTTACGGATTATAATGGACAATCAAAATgtctcattaaatcatgtgcacctCTTATCTATATGAAGTCGAAAATGAGATTTGCTACTAAGGTCAGTCAGAAACAACCCTCTTTATTATCGCTAAAAAGAGTAAGGTTACATCCCTATCCCCTCAAACTCCACCTAAGTGGGAGTCTACATTGGATAATATAATGTCGTTGTTATCTCCTCTAAAACATAT of the Amaranthus tricolor cultivar Red isolate AtriRed21 chromosome 6, ASM2621246v1, whole genome shotgun sequence genome contains:
- the LOC130815013 gene encoding hydroxyproline O-galactosyltransferase GALT2 isoform X2 — translated: MKRHKVEPVGPRRFRLSCFLLVLATLYLVFIAFKFPQLLEIASGFSGDDSYVFAKVGVHDEDVRKGSAISMYKDFHHRKLEDNVNQDVELMLLEHQRLGSQSLKPFRYRYGRIANDSSMERNDSIELSVLEKMADEAWTLGSKAWEEIENTDFADISDKIVLDGKPESCPSWLAMSGEDLVSQANITFLPCGLIAGSSITVVGTPHYAHREYVPQLAKFRNGNPLVMVSQFSVELQGLKSVEGEAPPKILHLNPRLRGDWSRRAVIEHNTCYRMQWGKSHRCDGSPSTRDEDLLIDGYRRCEKWMSSDVVDPKESKTTSWLKRFIGRKHKPELLWPYPFAEGKMFILTIRAGIEGYHINVGGRHVTSFPYRMGFTLEDATGLAVQGDVDVHSIYVTSLPSTHPSFSPQRVLEMSEKWKAFPLNKKPIKLFVGVLSATNHFAERMAVRKTWMQSLEINSSKVAVRFFVALSQRKEVNAILKKEAAYFGDIVILPFLDRYELVVLKTIAICEYGVQNVTAEYIMKCDDDTFVRFNTVLQQIQAFSPEKSLYMGNLNLLHRPLRRGKWAVTYEFM
- the LOC130815013 gene encoding hydroxyproline O-galactosyltransferase GALT2 isoform X1 translates to MKRHKVEPVGPRRFRLSCFLLVLATLYLVFIAFKFPQLLEIASGFSGDDSYVFAKVGVHDEDVRKGSAISMYKDFHHRKLEDNVNQDVELMLLEHQRLGSQSLKPFRYRYGRIANDSSMERNDSIELSVLEKMADEAWTLGSKAWEEIENTDFADISDKIVLDGKPESCPSWLAMSGEDLVSQANITFLPCGLIAGSSITVVGTPHYAHREYVPQLAKFRNGNPLVMVSQFSVELQGLKSVEGEAPPKILHLNPRLRGDWSRRAVIEHNTCYRMQWGKSHRCDGSPSTRDEDLLIDGYRRCEKWMSSDVVDPKESKTTSWLKRFIGRKHKPELLWPYPFAEGKMFILTIRAGIEGYHINVGGRHVTSFPYRMGFTLEDATGLAVQGDVDVHSIYVTSLPSTHPSFSPQRVLEMSEKWKAFPLNKKPIKLFVGVLSATNHFAERMAVRKTWMQSLEINSSKVAVRFFVALSQRKEVNAILKKEAAYFGDIVILPFLDRYELVVLKTIAICEYGVQNVTAEYIMKCDDDTFVRFNTVLQQIQAFSPEKSLYMGNLNLLHRPLRRGKWAVTYEEWPEEVYPPYANGPAYIISSDIARFIGDQHTNQRLKLFKMEDVSMGMWVQQFNSSRRVQYSHNWKFCQYGCMQGYYTAHYQSPRQMLCLWDNLAKGRPNCCNF